The sequence below is a genomic window from Rhizobium gallicum bv. gallicum R602sp.
ACTCAGGCAACTTGGATGGCAAATCTTTCTAACAAGTGCGCTTTCGGGTGAACATGTTGATGATGCGTTTCGTCAGCTTGCTTCGATGGTTACCAAATAGACCATGCATAGATTGCCAAGAGAAGTCGGAAGCTGGATTTACGATTTCTTCTACAATGAGCACTCTGTCGCATATCTGAAAATTGACGACCAGCTTTGCATAGCTGCGAAGGGCGGTAACGTTAAACATTACGGGCTCTCATCGCTTCGCATTGGCAAGCCTGTTGCCGATCAGCTTGAATTTATGGAAGGTTTGCTGCCTTGCCCGGAGCTTCCATATCATATGGCCATGGTCGAACTGCCCAGCGGGCGTGTCGCGGACCTTCATCTTTTTGCCGGCAATGCCTGCGTGTGGCTGCTCTTTCTTGACGCCACTGCCGAACGCGACAACAAGCAGCGGCTCCAACAGAAGGCTTATGAAATGACGCTCCTGCAAGAGAGGGAGCGTCAACTCAACGAGAAATTACAATCGATGAACGAGGCGTTGAGGAAGAGCCAGGAGGGATTGTCGCGTGAATACCAGCGCGCCGAATCCCTACTCCTCAACATTCTTCCGGCGTCGATCGCGGAGCGGTTAAAAGCGCACAAAAAAATTGCAGACAACCACACAGAGGTGAGTGTGCTTTTTGCCGACATCGTCGGTTTTACGGAAAGAACGCGTAGCGTCGGAGCCGTGACGACGCTCGCTATCTTAAATTACTTCTTCAAGGCGGCGGATCGGCTCTCGGAACGATACGGCTGCGAAAAGATCAAGACAATCGGCGATTGTGTGATGGTGGTCGCTGGCCTGCCCACCGCGCGATCCGATCATGCAGGAGCCCTCGCGCACTATGCACTTGAACTGCGGAAGGCGGTTAAGCGCGAACGCTTCGCAGGAGAACCGCTGAGACTCAGAATTGGAATTCACTCGGGACCAATCGTCGCTGGCGTCATAGGCAAAAGGCGGTTCGCTTATGACCTGTGGGGCGAGACCGTTAATCTCGCCTCGCGCATTCAAACGTCCGCGGAGCCCGATGAGATCCGTATTTCGGATGCAACTCGCCAACTGCTTGGACCAAAATTTGCTTGCGACCCACTCGAGGAAACGGAATTGCGTGGTACAGGTCGTGTGCGAATGTGGCGGCTCCTGGCTTGATTTGCCGCTTGGCAGTGCCGACCCTGGAACGCATTGCATCTCAAGCTAATCAAACATCATGGTTTCGAATGTCCGCAGAGGTGCGCGAAGCAGTCGACCACCGAGCGACCGCCAAAGGTCTGTCCCGGGTCAACTCAGGACATCGGATCCTGGAGATTTAAGTCCGCTATCGTTCTTCCCTGCGCCACAAGCGGACCTACTGCTCTCGGCCCAATCCCGGACAAAGGTAGCGCAATTGGGTATACCTCAATGCGCTCAGGCTCAGAACTCGAGCAAGCGGATAGCCCCATGGGCTGGGTCAGAAATACGCCGCAGCAACCGCAATGGTTGCGGTGGTCGCGAAAGCCTATTGTGGGACGGTGCAAAAATCAGGCGGCCGGAATCGACGCTAAGCGGGAGCTCGCTTGCTCCGGATCAATTCTCCGCCATGACCCGCAGCGGACTATGTCCGCGTGTCGCCAATGCCCGCTTTGCGCCTTCAAGCACGAACCCGTTTCGCGGCTGTGCCGCGCGCTCGGCGCCGCTACATCACAAACTATCTGATCGCACGAAGCTCAACGCGGCCGCCGCAGCATTGGGACGAGCGTCGGCGACGAACCGACCTGGATCGCGCCGAGCGGTTCGAAGCCATAGCGTCGGTAAAACGGAAGGTTGCGCGGGTTCGAGGATTCCAAATAGGCTGGCGCGTGATCGCGGTCGCACCGTGCGAGTGCGTACACCATCAAGGCGTCGCCGTGACCTTCGCCTTGATGCGCCGGGTCGACGCCGATCAGGGGCAGGTACCAATGTGGTTCGGTCGGGTGATATGCGGCCATCTCCTCGAATATGGCCGTGGTTTCGGGGGCAATAGAGCGCGCAACCGTGCTCTCGATCACCGCACCAAGCTCTTCCTCGTCGGAATGTACTCCGGGCGATAGCCACAGCGCCGTCCCAGCGTAGCCGTCGGTGCAAAAGGCGCTTCCGTTAGAGAATGCGCTGCTCCCGAAGGCCCGGATCATTCGCGGCATGGCCGCAAGGTACTGGTGTCCATGCGGCCAGGTCCATCGCGCCATCGGATCCGCTGCAAACGCCAGCACGACCGTTTCCACCGCCAGATCTTCCTCGGCCGCGGCCATAACTCTCGCTGTTGGTGATTTCACACTGCCCTCCTGACGTAGATGGTCCGACGAGGCGCCCGCGCCCGTTTTCAGCTACGCATCGTAACTCGGATGGCGTGGGAGCGATACCGGTTGCTGCTGGCTCAGCGGTTCCGGATTCGCTGGCCGTAGCCGACCAGTGATGTGTTTGATCTGCTTTCGGGAGCCGTGAGAAGTCATGCGAATGTCTGTTCAAGGTCGATACGGAACAACCGCTTCTCACAGATTTTTATCCCGCTTATCGGCGCAAATGGCTCCCGTTGAACGAATTCACCGAACCGCTATGCGCCATCGAGCCACCCGGCGCTGTTGCTGCAAAGCGCACATGACGCGGTGACAACGCGGGTCGCAGTTGCGCCAAAAGCCGCCATTCCGCCCCATGCGAGTGATTAGATCACGAATTCCTCCTCGTACGTCTGTGGCTCGGGAACGACCGTAACCTCCACCGGAACGATCCAATTGGCCGCGTAGCTCTCGCAGTCGGAACGCTGGAGGTCGGGCTGCACGCATCCCGCCCCATCGATCGCGCGACATCGCAGTATATATCGCCCCACTTCTTCAGGGGTCCACATGTACTCCCACAAGCGCCATGCAAAGGGACGTTCTGTTTCGAGGAGCCTTCCCTCGCGCCAGCCCCTGCCATCTCCGGTGCAGACCTGCACCTGCCGGATAGCAGCCTCTCCGCTCCAGGCGGCTCCGAAAATCCGATACGGTTGCCCGGCGATGAGACGCGCCCCCTGCACGGGACGCGCGATCTGCGCTTTGACCTCCATCTCCGCGAGGGGTACCAGCCTGGGTTCCCCGAGGCTGCGCTCCCAACGGAAATAGTCGCGCGCCTGCCAGTAGCCAAGGAACGGTTGTTCCACAACCGTGATATGCGTGATCCACTTGACCCAAGCCATGCCGAACCAGCCACCCACGACCGCGCGTAGCGGGTAGCCGTGATCGCGCGTCAACGGCTCCTCGTTCATCGAATAGGCAAGGATCGTGCTGTCAGCGATGGCCTTCTCAAGCGGTAAACTGCGCGCAAAAGCGATGGGGCCGGGAGAAGCCGTTTTCCTGTTCGTGTCGACGACGCCGCTGTCTGCGCCTACGAGCAGAACCTCACGTGCGGTTCGCTTAACGCCCGCCATTTCCAAAATCTCGCGCAGAAGAACACCTGTCCACGCAGCATTGCCGACGGCTCCGTTCTGCCACTGCAACCCCTCCTTCGGTGGCACATAGTAGATGCGGCCGTTCCCTGCGCACTCGACGACGGCGGTGAAAGTCGTGCTCCGCATCGCCTTGATGCTGTCGAGGCCAAGTTCGATCGGCCGCTCCACCGCCCCGCCAACGCGCAATCTCCAGTCTCGCGCATCGAGGTCCGGCGACGGGAAATGGTTTCGCACGAAGAACAGCTCGGTTGGGATCAGCCAATCGGAGAGCGACGCAAACGGAAACTCGATGTTCTGTGGGGATTTCTGTCGAACTATTAGACTGGGTTGCTGTGGTGTCGGCATCGTCCTCGTCTCCCCTTTTCAAGAGCACAACGTCGGCTCTCGGTCGCGCGAATTCCGGTACGATCACACCGCCCTCGCAGTGCGTCTGTCGCATTCTGTCTTCGGGCCGCATTCTAGCACATACCGCACGTTCCTCGGATCGACCTCGAACGGCAGAAAAGGGGCCGACGGCGGACTTGATCGCTTGCGCCCTCCGGCGACCGTGATGACGCCACTGCTGCTCGGTGAAAGGCCGGCATCGATTGTCGTCCTTGCTGCAGCGGTCACATTGTTCGGTATCTTGCTGATCGCCGGAGAACTCGACACCGCGAGCCGTGGTGATTTAGTCGCCCTGCTATCGGCCGCTTGTGAATGGCCGAGCTCGGCCGGCACATGCAGGCGCATGGCGACGCGGCGATGGCTGCCAGCGCACAGTTCATGCTGGCGGCGCTGCACAAAATCGACCTCGACGAACCCTGGTGGCGGATCGTTCCAATCCCCGAAGGTGCGCACCGGAACTGATCGGCGAACCGCTGAACTCATTGCTGCCCGCCGGCGCTGACCGCCGCGCGCGACGATACGTACTTCCGTCAAGAGCCGATCGATCGTTGCTGCGCTTACAGCAGCTTCGAGCAGAGTTTACCATCGAGCTGCAATCGGCCATGCCGCTCAAGGGCAGGCAACAAGACGGGGATCATCGGTCGCAGTCGTTTGGAGCACAGTCGCTCGGACGCCTCCCACAGCACGATCAGCGCCTCGCGGACATCTTCGCCATAAAGAGCGCTGTGCCTCTTGCTCGCAAGTGACTTCTTCTCACGACGGTTCAGCGCGCGGATTGCATGCTTTCGATGATAGCCCGTCACCGCTACAAACTCATCCAATATACGGCATTTATCCTCTCGACGAGCCACTTTGTATCGCTCAGTAATTGCCTCGATCAGTTCCGATCGCGTCGCCATGCTGATCCGCCCGACCATTCATCCCCCGAACCGGCACGGCACGACCTGTCCATCCCTTCGGTACACAAACACTATCGGTAACATTTTGCTTGAGGCAATGCGGGGGTCAGTTTCTCATTTCGCCCGACATTCTGAGAGCTGCCGGTCGACTACGAAAGCGATAATGCCGCCTGTGAGCCGTTCAGGCGGCTAGCGTTCCCGCAATAATCGAGTGCTTTCCATCCCATTCTCAATACTTTCAGGGCGTCAGGTGAGTTGAGCGAGGATATCGTCGACGACACTTGGGACGGTACCCGTCGTGTCGATATTGATGCCGATGGGAAGATATTCCCGGGTATGATGGTAGCGGAGCACCAGCGTCCGCTCGGCCGGCTCGAAGCCCGGCTCATTTGGCCGCCCATCCAATCGTCGGTTCAAGGTCTCAACGTCTATATCGAGCACGAAAACCTTGTCGAAAAGGTCCAGGAATTTGTGGAAATTGCGCGAGCCGCCACAGAAGAAGGTGGCAGGATGGGTGGTGTCGGCAGCAATAGCGCGGACCTTGTCGACACGCCAGATCCAGTGGGCGTATCCCCAAACAATGCGGTCCGCGCCTTCGGGTGGTCCTGGGAGTGCCTGGCCCGTCTCGGGGTCGCCGACATAGGCCAAGACCCGGTCACCATGGACGACATGGTAGCCCCGCCGCTCCAGTTCGGTAGCGACAGACGTTTTCCCAGTGCCGGAACCGCCTTCGATCAGATAGTTTTTGATTCCCATAAGCGCTGCTTATCATGGCCTTCGATCTGGTGAGAAGACACAATACCTGGGAACGCTTCGCCAACGAAATGACGGCCCCTCTCCCTGCTCACACACGTTTTCCAAGCGGCCAACCTTTGGCCGAAGAATAACTCAAATGGGCATTGCACAATACGATCCAACTGCACCGGACCGTCCCGCATGGAACGCCGGCCGGAAGGTCGGCGTCAAAAAGCCGCTGAAGCAGCGCCAGATTTGGGCGATCCGCTTCTTCCTTGACAGGGAAGGACGCATGAGAGATCGCGCGTTGTTTTTTCTCGCGATCGACAGCAAGCTTCGCGGCTGCGATCTCGCGAAATTAAAGATCGGAAGTCTTGTTCCCGGGACGGAAATCCGAAACCGGGCGATGATCGTTCAACAAAAGACCAGCCGTCCGATTCAGTTCGAGATCACGACTGACGTCAGGGCGTGTCTGCTCTCATGGCTCGAACTCCGTGGTGGAACAGTCGACGACTATGCCTTTCCCAGTCGGGTCGACCATGCCGATCATCTGAGCACCCGCCAATATGCCAAATTGGAGGATGAATGGGTGACCGCAATAGGGCTGCGACGCGAATACTACGGCACGCACTCGCTTCGGCGTACCAAAGCCGCGATGATCTACAAGGCGACAGGCAATCTCCGCGCGATCCAAATCCTGTTGGGCCAAACCAAGATCGAAAACACGGTCAGGTATCTGGGGGTGGACATTGAGGTGCGCTGGAATTAGCGGAGCATACCGAGATTTGACTAGTGCGGCCCCGCATCCAGCGGGGCAGGTCGTCTCGGCGCAAATGTCTCCATTCAGAATATTGCGATCGAGCGGCTATGCGCCCCCATGTCGGCCACAGAGGGAATCTTTGCCTTCGCCCGGAAGCCGGCATTGCGGTGACCACCTAGAGTTCATAGTCGCGCCACAACCGGCCATTCCCGCAAGTTCTGTGTGCGTCACGCCCGACTCGCCCGAACGCTCAGCCACCGATCATGGGGCTTTCCGACGCACCGACGTACCTCGCTGACGATCCAGCCGGCGCCTGTGAGTGCGGACCGCAGGGCAGACTCGCGCCAGTACGTCTCGACGTAGCGCCGGGGCGCTGCAGCACTGCCGTGTGTGGACACATCCTCGCCTTCGCCCTCTCTAACCGAGGCGTGCAATCGGCCACCGGTCCGGGTCGCCTCGGCAAGCCGCCCAAGCACCGTGCCGAAATCCTCGCGCGCGACATGAATCAGGCAGGCACAGGCCCAGATCCCGTCGTACGGCGTGCCGGGACGCTGCGGGTCGGCCAAGTCTTCGGTCAGCGGGTCCAACAGGTCGGCCTCGAAGCCACTTTCGCGAAGCAGTTCGACGAAACCCTTTGAAATGTCGGTGCGCCGGACGCTAATTCCCCGCTTCTCAAGCTCAAGTGCATCTCGCCCGCCACCGCTTCCGATCTCCAGCACCCTGCCCGAGCCGCCCAGCTCGGTCACGAACGCATCGATCTCTGTCGCGACCCATTCGGGCATCGCCGCGGCCTCGGCAGCGTACTCCGCCGCGACCGTATCATAGGACCGCACGGTATCCAGGTCGGTGCTCATCCTAGCGCTCCTCCTTCAAGACAAGAGGCCTGATGAGCGAGAGGCCCATCAGCCCGTTGCGCCCTTCACACTTCGGCAGTTGGTGACATTGCGGGCGATTTGCTTCCCAGCTTTAGCAGAAATGCGGTCAGAGACACCACCGACCGAGCCAATGCTGCCTGGCGGCACCCGAAACCCTTCACATGTCGGTCATAGAGCTGACCATGTCCGTATCCTGCAAGCGGCCATCGTTTGTTCCCGCCCTTGAAGCCACTCTGCGCAAGAAGTGGACTTCCTGATCTGACGCATATAGGGGGCGGACACTAGCGGGCGGGAATGCGGAGTGACTTCGGCCACCCTCTAGTTTACGCTTGTATGCCGTTCTGCAAACACGAAGCGCGCGACGCATGCCCCGCTTTCTCGCTGTCTACAGCATGAAGCCCGAAGACCTCGCGCGCTTTCGCAGCCTGCCCAAACCCGAACAGAACGCGGTCGACACTGTCGGATTAAAGCAGTGGGCGGATTGGGAGGAGAGGAACGCTGCATCGTTCCCGGATCGCGGCGGCATGGTCGGAAAGACGACGCGGGTGACCAAGGACGGCATCGCCGGCGCCGTGAACTCCTTCTGCGGCTACATCGTCGTTGAGGCCGAGACCATAGACGCCGCCGCCCGCCTCTTCGAGAACCACCCGCATTTCTCGATCTTTCCAGGGGACGGCGTGGACATTATGCCCCTCCTCACCGACCCGGCGCCCTAGCCCTCCGCCTGAGTCGCATACGTCACGACTCGTTCAGCTAATGCTTCACCCGTCCCAGAGACGGGGCAAGACGACCTCCGCTAACGCCGCATGTCGGCCGCAGAGGCGGATTTTGCCTCCGCCCGGAAGCAGACATCGCGGCTGACCATGCTGAAGGTCGCGCTCGCGCCATAACACGAGTTTCAGGGCCTTCCTTCAAAGCTGCCCTTTGCGCATCGGCTCGAGTCGACCCAAGTCGGACCTCTTGCGGGACGGCGACCGCCGTTGGCACGAGAGCAGTCGGACTGCCTCGAGC
It includes:
- a CDS encoding adenylate/guanylate cyclase domain-containing protein, with product MHRLPREVGSWIYDFFYNEHSVAYLKIDDQLCIAAKGGNVKHYGLSSLRIGKPVADQLEFMEGLLPCPELPYHMAMVELPSGRVADLHLFAGNACVWLLFLDATAERDNKQRLQQKAYEMTLLQERERQLNEKLQSMNEALRKSQEGLSREYQRAESLLLNILPASIAERLKAHKKIADNHTEVSVLFADIVGFTERTRSVGAVTTLAILNYFFKAADRLSERYGCEKIKTIGDCVMVVAGLPTARSDHAGALAHYALELRKAVKRERFAGEPLRLRIGIHSGPIVAGVIGKRRFAYDLWGETVNLASRIQTSAEPDEIRISDATRQLLGPKFACDPLEETELRGTGRVRMWRLLA
- a CDS encoding GNAT family N-acetyltransferase → MKSPTARVMAAAEEDLAVETVVLAFAADPMARWTWPHGHQYLAAMPRMIRAFGSSAFSNGSAFCTDGYAGTALWLSPGVHSDEEELGAVIESTVARSIAPETTAIFEEMAAYHPTEPHWYLPLIGVDPAHQGEGHGDALMVYALARCDRDHAPAYLESSNPRNLPFYRRYGFEPLGAIQVGSSPTLVPMLRRPR
- a CDS encoding sulfite oxidase — protein: MPTPQQPSLIVRQKSPQNIEFPFASLSDWLIPTELFFVRNHFPSPDLDARDWRLRVGGAVERPIELGLDSIKAMRSTTFTAVVECAGNGRIYYVPPKEGLQWQNGAVGNAAWTGVLLREILEMAGVKRTAREVLLVGADSGVVDTNRKTASPGPIAFARSLPLEKAIADSTILAYSMNEEPLTRDHGYPLRAVVGGWFGMAWVKWITHITVVEQPFLGYWQARDYFRWERSLGEPRLVPLAEMEVKAQIARPVQGARLIAGQPYRIFGAAWSGEAAIRQVQVCTGDGRGWREGRLLETERPFAWRLWEYMWTPEEVGRYILRCRAIDGAGCVQPDLQRSDCESYAANWIVPVEVTVVPEPQTYEEEFVI
- a CDS encoding DEAD/DEAH box helicase family protein; the protein is MGIKNYLIEGGSGTGKTSVATELERRGYHVVHGDRVLAYVGDPETGQALPGPPEGADRIVWGYAHWIWRVDKVRAIAADTTHPATFFCGGSRNFHKFLDLFDKVFVLDIDVETLNRRLDGRPNEPGFEPAERTLVLRYHHTREYLPIGINIDTTGTVPSVVDDILAQLT
- a CDS encoding class I SAM-dependent methyltransferase, whose product is MSTDLDTVRSYDTVAAEYAAEAAAMPEWVATEIDAFVTELGGSGRVLEIGSGGGRDALELEKRGISVRRTDISKGFVELLRESGFEADLLDPLTEDLADPQRPGTPYDGIWACACLIHVAREDFGTVLGRLAEATRTGGRLHASVREGEGEDVSTHGSAAAPRRYVETYWRESALRSALTGAGWIVSEVRRCVGKPHDRWLSVRASRA